One Stigmatella aurantiaca genomic region harbors:
- a CDS encoding ClpXP protease specificity-enhancing factor SspB, protein MDKTVPDKKERLLAALEQGLVMVHLDARRPGVLVPTHLRNESHLRLNISYRFDPPDLAVGEWGVRSTLSFSGSRFTVAVPWSALFAITSHVTKEFWLYPDDIPVEFLQQTMVTSKAPMPEAATPAPAPQAEPRARTFLREVPVERTEPAPDEAPKAQTEEPREEPRDEPPSPSPRRGHLRLVK, encoded by the coding sequence ATGGACAAGACGGTTCCCGACAAGAAAGAGCGGCTGCTGGCGGCACTCGAGCAAGGGCTGGTGATGGTCCACCTGGACGCTCGCCGCCCCGGGGTGCTCGTGCCGACGCACCTGCGCAACGAATCCCACCTGCGCCTGAACATCTCCTACCGCTTCGATCCGCCGGACCTGGCGGTAGGCGAGTGGGGCGTGCGCTCCACGCTCAGCTTCTCCGGGAGCCGCTTCACGGTGGCCGTGCCCTGGTCCGCGCTGTTCGCCATCACCAGCCACGTGACGAAGGAGTTCTGGCTCTACCCGGATGACATCCCCGTGGAGTTCCTCCAGCAGACCATGGTGACGTCCAAGGCCCCCATGCCCGAGGCGGCCACCCCGGCCCCGGCCCCGCAGGCGGAGCCCCGGGCGCGGACGTTCCTCCGCGAGGTGCCCGTCGAGCGGACGGAGCCCGCGCCGGATGAAGCGCCCAAGGCCCAGACCGAGGAGCCTCGGGAGGAGCCTCGGGACGAGCCCCCGTCTCCCTCTCCGCGCCGGGGCCACCTGCGCCTGGTGAAGTGA